The genomic region AAGTCTGAAGACAGGGTAGCGTAAATGTGCTTCCTCGTAGTTTTCAGATCTTTTATGTAGCCAGTCTAACTGCTCGTACGAGCTATTTCTGAAATCGGAATTTTCACGTTTCTTTTTCTCGAATTCCTGCTTAAGGTCAGGATCGTTTTCTAGCATTTCCTTTGCTTCATCTTCAAAAACATAAGGAGAAAATCCCTCTTTTTGTTGAAGAACGGTGTCGAAGAAATTCCAGTTAAAGAACGAATCTACCGCTGAAGGCTCCAGGGTTTCTATTAAATACCTTGCTCCATCCTGAAATGTGGTAATTAAATAATCTCCTTTTCTAAACCTTACTTTTTCAGAAGTTTTGGAAACCTGGGTGTTCTTGTGCAAATAATGTCCTTCAAATGCAGTTTCTGAAGTTTCAAAATCCTCAATTTTATAGACCTCGACATCGATAAGAGTATCTCTTTCCAGAGGTTCCATTTTGATGTCGTTCATTTTTAAACGGTCCAAAACCTGCCACCAGCCCTGCGGAATGATGTATGCACGTGGGATTTCTATTTCCTGGGTTACTGTATAATTATCGTAATATTCTACTTCTTTGGTGAAAGGCTTATCGCGATCATATTTTAATCGTTCCTGCCCAGTAACTTCGCTGTTGATATTCTCAGCTTCATAGCCTTTAAATTCTCTTTTTGACGGATTCTCTTCATCAACCTCGAAATTCAGATTATAGCTTCTGTCTGTAAGATATTTTCGCCTGGCCTGGTTTCTTAGATCTTTGATAACCGAGCTCTCAGAATCTGTAATTTTTATCATCGATTTCATAAGCTCATAGGTTCCCATTACACGCTTATCATAAGGCTTTAGCATGTGTGTTTCCACCATCATTCCCAATGTATTCCAAAGCGTGGTATAACCCGTGGAGTATCTTGGTGTGTCCATGAATTGAGCGAAACCATTTTCTGGAACTTCATTAAAAACATTTACATAAGGCGTAATATCCCAATCTTTCGCTTTGAGAGAATCTTCCAGCGCTGGCATCATTTTCTTCTGAAGGTAACTTCCCAGGTTACCACCTAATTTATCATGCTGAGTAAATAAATGGGTTAAAGTATATTGATAATCTGCGCCGTTACTCACATGATTGTCTATAAAAACATCAGGATCCAGGTAATGAAATATTTCATAGAAGGTCTGAGCGTTCTTGGTATCTGCTTTAATAAAATCACGGTTCAGATCATAGTTTCGGGCATTTCCGCGGAAGCCATATTCCTTTGGCCCGTTTTGATTGGTCCTTGTAGTTGAGTTCCTGTTTAAAGCTCCGCCTACATTATATATGGGAATGGTAGCGATAATAGTATTTTTTGGGGAGGTAATCGAATCGCCGGCCAGGTCCCTGAACAGCATCATCGTTGCATCTATTCCATCACTTTCACCAGGATGAATGCCATTATTAATTAGCATTACACTGTGTGATTTGCGTATTTTTTCCAGGTCCTGTTCACCACTTTTATTC from Gramella sp. MT6 harbors:
- a CDS encoding M14 family metallopeptidase, producing the protein MKKLWLVLGIMISLSSCDFSKYRLIKDYDFETRFEKSGGTETGTYAEVIKFYQDLADAYPSITIQEFGKTDSGLPLHLVILNKSGEQDLEKIRKSHSVMLINNGIHPGESDGIDATMMLFRDLAGDSITSPKNTIIATIPIYNVGGALNRNSTTRTNQNGPKEYGFRGNARNYDLNRDFIKADTKNAQTFYEIFHYLDPDVFIDNHVSNGADYQYTLTHLFTQHDKLGGNLGSYLQKKMMPALEDSLKAKDWDITPYVNVFNEVPENGFAQFMDTPRYSTGYTTLWNTLGMMVETHMLKPYDKRVMGTYELMKSMIKITDSESSVIKDLRNQARRKYLTDRSYNLNFEVDEENPSKREFKGYEAENINSEVTGQERLKYDRDKPFTKEVEYYDNYTVTQEIEIPRAYIIPQGWWQVLDRLKMNDIKMEPLERDTLIDVEVYKIEDFETSETAFEGHYLHKNTQVSKTSEKVRFRKGDYLITTFQDGARYLIETLEPSAVDSFFNWNFFDTVLQQKEGFSPYVFEDEAKEMLENDPDLKQEFEKKKRENSDFRNSSYEQLDWLHKRSENYEEAHLRYPVFRLPR